CATGCACACTAGACGGCACGTACATATATGGAAGTAGTTCTTTGTGCAAAGAAGTGCAGGGCGGATGAACCAATGCATCAGTAGCAGTTAATGCTACTTGGACCTgtcaaataattattaaaccAGTTTCAATGTAAAGTCTGACTATTAACATGAACAACCTTTTAAGTTTATGCGCATTCCACTTAATTAGTCATAGGGgcacacttctcccaaaaagtacttttttattataattttatccgCAACTTAGCAGTCTTCGGAtgcatattatattttgaatcaAAGCGGCCAAACAACTACGGTACTGTGTAGTGACATACCTAGTTGGAGCACTCCACACAGTGTCACGATCCCTTGCACATTCACGTGAAATTTCGATGTCAGTAGTACTCCATATTATTGATTCCTAGTACACATCTACTATTTATTTCCATGCTTAGCAATTGAGTTGATCGATACTCGGTGCTAGAAGTAAATAATATGTCAATAATTGCATCCAACATGCCAATGGTAGTAATACTGTTATACTTTTAGGCCCTCTtttggtttggaggaattttacaggaattttggaggaattgaactgtttcctctgaaattcctataaaattccggTGATCTGAAGAAGCCCTTAATCAGAGCAACCGTAGTTGACCtcgtattttttataagaagaAACCGTCTTATTTTAAGGAGAAACAGGCCACAGACACCGCCAAGCCATACTAATATACCCGCATCCATGTAGATTTTACATAAATCATTGAGATTGCACAGGAGCATAAAATGTAATTAACCCGACTCACCACTTTTAACGGTGCATGATTCGTCATATTTCAATGCGAAAGTATGAGCAATCATTCCTTGTGTTTCAGAAACTGATGGGTTGTTTTCAACGTGCAATGAAACCAAATgtaaaagaacaaaacaatcGTTATTACTGAATATCCTCAACCACATGCGCGAAGATAGCTACTTTATGTTCTTACATTACATAGGTTATTACGCACGTACCGTCTGATCACGaacatatataagaaaatgttTAGAGCTATGCACTCATGATAAGTTGGTAGTACGCATTATATGAGCACACGTGAGCTGATGGATACTTTAGCTACATGATACAACGCCACCAGCAAAGGACGTTACTTGAGCGGAGTTTAATTTATAGCACCTAGAGAATATTAATCCGGCAACATGCTGCAGGTAATACACGTACGGCTGCAGCCAACTGGCCGCTGCTGCCCGAGTGAGCCATGGACCCACTTCATGAGCAGATAAGATGGGACTAGAGTAGTACAGTGGAGCAAGCGGTGCCATGTCGAGCGAGGTTGGTGTCCAGGAGATTGGGTAGAGCAGCATGACAGAGCACAATGATATGTCCATTGTGCGAGCGGCGATGTCAGGTACACACCGAACTGGCTGGCTCTTTCCAGTGCAGACTGCAGAACCGATGCTTGATTTCCCCAGAGTTCGTTTCGATGTCAATTCGGATGGATGACTGGATCAATTCCTAATGGATCTTTGCAACGTTTATGGTCGTTTGATTTCAAAAATAGAATAGGTTTGTGTCCGCCACAACACAAAATCATACTAATCTAATGGACGaatattattaaattcatCTCCCAAAATTATCACAACGATGCAAAGGACAGATGGACTGCCGTTTTTTTCACACAGCCATAGAAGGAATGATAATCAATCAAGATGAAGCGGTTGGGAGAGGTTCCACACAACGTGGTCTACACATGCTACTAAATATCATAACCAAGATTGTCCACGCACACTACTACTAGCTACCTGTTTCATTTTTACACATTAAGAGCTAGACGACACAGTACATATTGGGAAGTAGTGTGGTTTCTTGTTTGTGCAAAGAAGTGCAGGGCGAATGAACCCGTGGATGCACTACTACCtgtcaaataaatattaaacatgttTCCAcgtaaattttgaaaattacaATGAACATACTTTCAAGTATATGTgtattccaattaattagcaaGTCATATGGGCGCAACTATTTCAAAAGGTACTATTTTAATTACAATTTTATCGGCAACTTTAGAAGTTTTCCAAGGAATATTCTATTTTGAATCAAAGCGGCCAAACCACTACATTATTGTGTAGGGACATGTATTGTTGGAGCACTGCACGGAGTGTCACGATCACTTGCACATTCAGGTGAAATTTTCCTACGTCAGTACTCCATATTATTGATTCCCACTACAGATCTATTTGTTTCCTTGCTTAGCTATTGAGTTGCTCGATATTTGATGGCAATAGTACACAATTAAGATGCCAACGACTGCACGCAAGATGCCAATGACCTGTTCACGTGAATACTTACCATAGATACCGCAAAGAAGCCACTATATATATGGACCACATATGGACCACATGTGTCCACAATAATTGTAGAGCACTAGTTTCAGCATCTGCTAGATGAGCGTAATTAATTCATGTGTCCCCATCGATATCTCCATGTGATCGATCGACCATGCAGGGAGATTATAGAAAGAGCCGATACTTAGCCTCAGCCAAGACTCTCCAGCGGAAGTCAACAAGCACTGCTAGAGAAACCATTTTTTAAACGGACCGGAGCGATTTTTGCATGTGGTTGTCCCAACCGCATGCACCAAATCATCTGCGAAAATGCAAATCTTTGCATGTGGCCAAACCACCTAATTTTCGCATGCGGGTGCTTAAGCCGACCAcatgcaaagagaaaaaatgacgaaaaaaataaaaatcataaataaaaaaatgaaaaaacctagtgctgccaccgccgcccgagcTTGTCACCACCGCCGCTTTTGCTtacgtcatcgccgtcgccgttgtcgTCCAACATATGGGAGATGCGTCCGTACGAAAATCGATTCCGTATCGACGTGTCCCCTCGTATGGTCGGTTCCTCTATATGTTGTTGTTAACGcttaaattaattacataattgtattaattaattgatcctTAATCTTGGTGTCTCAACACGCCCCTTGgtcaaataaattttgtaattagtAGTTAGGTTGCTTCCCTAAGATTCTtataaagaagaaaataaataggagaatatatatatacaagcatTACCACCAGGTCACAATGCCCTGGATGTGCAAAATACTGAATTGGacaaaataatactccctccacccTTAGTTCCTAattgtttgacgtcgttaactttttttatacgtttgactatttatgttattaaaaaaattacattattattaattatttttatatcattttatttactattaattgtacttttatgcatatatagctttacctgtaaaaaaattaaataaggaatagtcaaacgtgtataaagaTCAaccacattaaatatttagacatgAAGGTACTATAAAGTATTGCCCCAACCAGAACAGAAGAGGCAGACACGAGGTGTGTACTCTACAGCGGCAAAGAAAACACGTGGCAGCTAGCTGAACTGGGAAGCACTGTATCTTCTACAGTTACAAACAAAGGACGTGGCAGGTGCAACCGGTGTAAAAAACCTTAAGTTttattattgatatatatttcCCCCCTAAAAACCTTGTTCATAGGAAATGAGGAGAATTTTATGGTATATCAATAAGTTATACTATAGGTATTCATATCACCTAATTATTCTAAATCTTTAAGTTGTCACGTGCCTGTTCCATAAACATATTTCTGAAATAATGTTGTTGGTAGAGGCTTTGTGAATAAATCTGCTGGATTATCATATAATTTTGTGTGCAATatcttatttctttattttgctGTAAATCATGTtggtaaaataatttaggagaaatatattttgtgatgttgttttttatataacatgtATTCAGTTATGCAATGCAAGCAGAAATATGTTTTGTGTTGGAACCATTCGACTTTGAAGCGGAGGTATGTCGCTTTAAAGCTAGACGACTCGGCGCCAGTTGAATATGATATCTAATCTAGATCACACCACACAGAGTTGCAAACACCTGAGTTGGCACTTTTGGCACTAGGGAACCACATGGACACCGAGCTGACCATGCAACTGGTTGCATTTGACTTCTACAATAGCTCAGGAAGTTTTGTTCCACCCAGAGAGATCTTCGCCACCACTCAGACGTCAGTAGACAAGACCAATAAAAAGCGTCAAAAGAACCAGCAACCAAACTGACCGAGGAAAGGCATCAAGGAGACGAGCGCTAGAAATCACAAGGAACACACTTTTAAGTATATGAGCATTCCACTTAATTAGCAAGTTATATGGGCACCACTCTATCAGAAAgtacttttttaattataattatatcggcaacttagaagttttctgaagaatattttattttcaattaaaGTGGCCAAACCACTACATTATTGTGTAGGGACATATCTTGGAGCACTGCACACAGTGTCGCGATCACTTGCACATTCAGGTGAAATTTTGCTGTCAGTACTCCATATTATTGATTCCTACTACAGATCTATTTATTTCCTTGCTTAGCTATTGAGTTGATCGATACTTGATAGCAGTAGGACACACGATGCCAACGATCGCACGCAAGATGCCAGCGACTTGTTCACGTGAATACTTACGATAGATACCGCAAAGAAGCCACTGTATGGACCCCATGTGTCCACAATAATTATAGAATTCTTTTAAGATGCTCCATCTTACCTCCATAGTTTTCATAAATTCTGACCATTGattattaatgatattttcataataaaaatatgccttaattaataattaggaAAGACCAACATGTATGGAATGCCctttctaaaaataatctcGCATGGCTCAAATTAAGGACAACTTGTTTAGTCATATTTAGTCTATCATTAAGTTTTGCACGTCAATTTGAATTATCAAACTTGTCGCATGCAGGATTCGAAAAGATATGATTCATATACATGAGAGTTCTTCAACATTTCAAGTGTAGTTTATAAATTAGAAAGCATTggttttatcattttataaattttcttttgatgccaaatttcatattttatcagatattaaaagaattttacGTACGCTGGTTTTTAAATACGTCATGCTGGTtcgtaaatatatttttgagaaaatctacTCCATACTATTGAGTTTGCATCGATTCAACGATCTGCCATTGACTTTATCGAGTTCTAAGATATATCCTCGGTTAGCAGTTTTGAATACAATAGACCCTTAGATCCTAtgcatttataataaatgtctaAAATGTCCTTTAGATATAcaaaattgactattaatttatcatgttagaagatcaagaaaattatgaaaattttttcctAGCATCCTAACAAATCATTATAGTTTGTGGGTATGTTTGAAGAtcgagaaaatatttttctaaaaaataaaatatgaaaaataatcttaaaacATATCCACGAGCTATAATGATTTGTTAGGATGCTagacaaaaattttcataattttctcaatcttctaacatgataaattaatagtcaatCTTGTATGTCTAAAGGGcattttggacatttattacAAATGCATAGGATCAAAGGGTATATTGTAGAGAAAACTGCTAACCGAGGCTATATCTTAGAACTCGACAAAGTCAATGGCAGATCGTTGATGTAAACTCAATGGTATGGAGTagattttttcatatatttttggaaaatgatatataagattttctttgCACAAATATGTTCCCATATGTTTATTGCATATGAAAGTTTAAACTATAAaacagagtatatatatatcatgttctCGTACAAATTCAAAATGATGTTTTAATGACATACaaaatgtatttgtattttcttATAATGACGTCTTACCTCTCATGAGGCAATATGCATATCAACCGTTAGATCCAAACCAAAACAAACAGTCCAAATAAACTTTGAGTACACTAGTTAAAAAAAGCTCTAAATATAAAGAGTACTCGTTTGAGCATCTGTTAGATGATCGCAATTAATCCAGGTGTCTCCATCGATCTCTCCATGGGATCGATCGACCATGTAGAGTATAGAAAGAGGCAGATTCTTTACCCCAGGCAAGACTCCAGAATCAGTGAAGCAGCTGGCTGTTGATTTACTAGCCACAAGCCAGGGAGGAAGatatttaatacattttcAATTATTACACTTACTTTCGGTTAATCAGTACTTATGATTGTTATGTCTAGTTTTCAATCACGCTACTAGTTTCAATATTTTGCCGGACTTGTTATACCTCTTTAGAATTTTTACCCCGGCAGTGAAATTTGAGAGACATCTTCTGATTTTTAGTGATTATATATTGCCGGttattcatgtccaaaatTATGAGACATCTTGTAAATTCGTGTAAGCATATGGaaaattcttaaatttaaataaacccCCATGTTCAGCGATCTTAAAAAGGGCAGATGTGCCAAATGTTATTGCAACACAGCTGCTGGCATAAACAGAAGATGAGAACAGAAAAACATTGATGTAAAATTACTACTTAATTATTTGCAGAGCCTAGCTAGCTCTGCCGCGAAGTGATGCACTATTTCGCTGCATGTCTGCATGACGATATACAGGGAGTTTGCGCTCTGTTCGTTCAAGTTAAATACCCATTTTTCGTCATGTAGAATACAACTTCATCAGCCGTAGCTTTCGGCGAAGGGCACATCCCATCATGCCACCCTATCACAATCTGCAGCCAGAAGTGCGTCTGAGCGTAAGATTACATTACCTCTCTAAGTGctagtattttattaattataccTACGCCTTACATAAAATTAGAGTACATGTGTGATACAATCTGCGTCgtaaattattattagttGGCTATGTACATACTATACATAGAACAGCATATATTACTACTAGCATTTCATTTGTGTCGGTGTCATTTTAGTATTATTGCTGGCTGGCTAGCTTAATTACCTCACAGTTAGTCGGTGCTTCATATGGGTCATCTATTCCAGTAAATCCTGCAGACAGTAGCTAAATGCTGTTAATCTGTTGTTGTCAACCCACAGTCCACATTAACAAATCGATAGAAAAGATAACTCTCACATTTTGTGACGACCAACAACCAGTTTTCAAAACCGGTACAAAAAGCTAAGTTAACCTACTTTGGAGCATAAAAGAAAGGAAATAGAGAgaaattagctagctagattaATTTTACTCAATTGTGTTGGGAGATTTTCTCCCATAAATCTTAACCCTTATAATTagatatgtttgatttttttgcttggTCCACATTATTACTAATTATACCAGGATTTATTTGCAACCAGCCAACACGCTCCTGCGTTTTCATCATAtcatagctagctagctattgcCTTCAGCTTTCACCCATCGCAGAAAATCGTAACTATCGCACCTCTGCATGCAACTGCTCTGCCACGGGCATGATCTAGCTGCCACTTGCATGCATTCTTGCCGTTCGTACAATAATGTATGCACTAAACGATTATTGGCTTGAGCTAATTAACATTCTAATTGCTCCTCTCATTAACTATAAAACCGAATCTAAACGGTACGagtaatgaaataaaaaaccaacaaTGCCATTAGGTAATCACTCAATTAGTGACCAAGTTGAACTTTTAATATAATGTGTCAAATATGACCATCAACATAATCCATATATCCCGTACATAATAATATCTTTGAGAATTACAGATATCTGATCGATTGAATTAGTTGTTATTCCCTCTTACCTTTAATTTTGCCGTCACGAGCAAGCTTGTACAAACCTTTGGGATCCCTTCCTTCACATACCTCAAGTGGAACATTCAGAAAAACCTACGAAAATGATACTTCTAACAATAAGTAAAACTACTTCGTACATTTCATTTTAAAACGTGAACCTTTTATTTGATAGTGTGAacggcttttttttttaaagaaagtgTGTAATATAACAAACTTACTTCTTCCGTTTCACactgtaaaatattttgactatgcctatatatatatatatatatattataactaTTATACAGCGCTTCGAGCGCTACGTGATAAACAACGCGTGACACATCACAACCAAACTAGACCCTACATCACCCACCAACAGACAAACTACCTCACCTTTGCACGTTACAGttaagttttaactttttgaattACTTGCAGGGTGTTTAAGCTTTGACTCCTTTCGATCAAATTTTTACTTACTGAAGCACGAATACAAACCAGTAAAcgtgagttaatttttaactcaagaACACATTGCACACATATTGATTATGTTTTAACTGACACGTCCACCACCAAACTTGCATATCACGCTGTTATACTGTGCAGTCAAAGTTTAACTTATTGAACAATACAACACATGCTAGGCgtatgagttaatttttaactaacacACTGGCAGTGGAGTTAAATGTGTGATGAATGTTAATTTTTAGCTCCTCAACCAGTAAACGCACATATTCCTTTTACATTGtcatcatttaaattttaactccacaGTGTATCGTAGTAAACACCctacacatatataagttatttttttaactcaacacTCACATCTGTCAGTTATTCTTTTAACTCCACTAGCTTTTGttagggtggtggtggtggcagaggGGTGGGCTGATGTGGAGGTTGGTTGGTTAATCGTTGTGTGACGTAGCACCAccgtatgtatatatatattattcatataaatgtagataatattatattatcaaaCGAAGGTAATATTTAGTTACAATGTTAGTGATCGGACAAAAATTTATTAGTTTTAAGTTAGTCATTGCATGACTTCCAACAGGTGTAAACATCGAGCAGTGTTTAATATTAAggaacatatatacacacacataaagGAACACACCTCAATGAATGAAGATCTTGGCAGTAAATATCGACAAGCATCTCGATCTCTTCGGTAGGGAGATATCAAACTAGTTATGCATATGAGACCGGCATCTGCAAACAGCTTTGCCACTTCTCCTGGCCGGAGGAGGACATAAATCGAGAATCATACCCGAtcaaagaaaacagaaaataattaattcatgataaTCTGAAACTTgactatctatatatatataggattaTTAATTTCAATGTACACCAAAAGTATTTTACCACAACCATTGTCTATTGATTCAAGGGCTAGTGTTActggttcaaaaaaaaaggggccAGTGTTACTCTTACCTCATGGGTGataaaacattatttattgCCATTTAAATGCTACTGAAGGTAATTATTGAAGACTCATAAGGAATTCATGAATGTTTCCCTAATCCgatgttaaatttgtaattctatacaataaaaattaatgtatccattttgaattaaaatttcaatatatttaaatactatgaatttgaattatatttaattttaaagatgATTATCTTCTTTTTCAAATCCTCAAAGTTACATGCATGTACATCTTAAATgtgaattatttaaattatcatgTTTTGACAAAaagattcaaatattttgacattcaaacaattttttttatatcttgtgtacaattttatgtatttaaaaccaccatttatttgtttttataaagttCAATGATGCTTGGACATACCTTGTTTGCatggtttaaatttaaaaagtatgATTATGCACATTAATGCTTACCTTGGatcttatgttttattaattaggatgtgaaaataaaaaaaataaatcaatggtCAAGATTTATTGTCAgttctatctatatatatatatatatatatatatatatatatatatatatatatatatatatatatatatatataatgcacACGTACCAACACGGCGAATGTTTTCAGCACGATCATCCGGCTTGAAGCTAAGGTCCCGGTTTAACCCATGCCTGAGATTGTCACCATCAAGGATATAAGACAAATGCCCTCTATTGTGCAATTCCTGACTGAGTGCGCATGCAAGAGTGCTCTTCCCTGAAACACACATATAATGCATATTTGTATGTTAATTATTTACAAGGGTAAATCCGTATGTGATGACCACacaaatttgattaaatttctattttaaattgtgcttaattaattagtctatatatatcatatatatttgagaTGCATGTCTATGTGTGGATACGTACCTGAGCCACTCAGGCCAGTGATCCATACAACACATCCTTTCTGATTAAGTAGCTTCACCCTCTCATTTTTTCCTGCTGGGTTATTATGCCAAAAGATGTTTGTTGATTTCCCGTCGGTTGATTCCAAAAGCTTGTGGGTATTACCTAATAAGAATTCAAACAACAATATATAAGAAATAAGCCtgtagattcatatgtatgtatgtatgtatgtatgtatgtatgtatgtatgtatgtatgtatgtatgtatgtatgtatgtatgtatgtatcttATTTGCACGTTTTACTTATTACGGTCCTCATGCATTTACTAGTTATGGACTCGAACAAGATCGATCAAGAGCACTTCTTTAGCCCAAAAAAGGAGTAAAAAAAGACGGAACAAGAAGAAACACAAGCAAACTGAGAACAACATGGAAGTGAAGCACTGAAATATGGCCAACGAGTAAAACTGACTAGTTCTGCTGTCACATAAGCTAGCTATAGGACGTCCTtaattaaatacaatttacaaAAGGGGTGCATATAAAatcttgagtttttttactgtgCTCCCAACTTCTTTTTGGCCATTCATTTCACTTTGATCCAATGACTCTTATTCCTCTTAGCCCGATGAAGGTAAGAGTCTTAATTATGGAAGGAGTTCAATTATATTTTGACTTGCTATTACTAACGTCCAGGTGATGAAATTATGCCATATATTAAATTTCTAGTTAATATGTACAGTCCATTGTTTATAACTATACCATAATGCAAACTTTAAGTTCTATGATCAAATCCCACCAAAATGCTTcgaatttgatatattttgttctGAAATGTTCAAGCTGGTATTGAAACATTAGAGTTTAATCTATCTATACCACACTAGATGTATTTCATTTTCACTCTGTTATATATTGTTGAATACTTGAATTTGATTTCGAAACCACTTTTGAGTTTCACTAGCAATCAGACTTCGTAAGCTAGAACATTGTCAATTTAGTAAACCTTTAAATTCTTCCATGCACAATTATGTTTCAAGTGTGTAATTAAGACCATTAATTAATGGCTTTCTCTCTTTTActctaatttattaattgagaGAAGATAATACATTTTCATAGGCAAAACAGTCATAATAATCAATGGTCAAGATTTTATCCTAGCTCTTAGCACAAGGAAGTGAGGTGGAGTACCTTAAAAGAGCTCAAAAGTTTAAGGAAGCACCATCATGAGTTGTGAGAAACGATGAGATCGACTAACTAGCTAAGCGCAAGTCAGTATTATGCGGACTGAAGATACAAGGAGAAAATTCGAGTACCGATCGATATAAGTGGGGAGCAAAAGAAGAAGAGCGAGCTAAATCAAATAAAGCAACCAAAgaagatagagagagagagagagagtacgaCGATAACGCACCAGCGAGAGTTGGTTTTTCCGTCTCCGGCCCCGGGCTCCCGCTCGCCGACGACGTCGCGTATACCTTCAGGCAAGCTGACCGCTTCAGTGCGCAGGCGGCACCGCGCCATCGGCAACCAGCAAGATCGGCGGGTACCCTCACAGTCACTGGCACATGGCGGCAGTGGACTGTCCTATCGACCGTGCAAAGCAATGGTTGCGCCTGTGCTTCCATGGTGTTGAGTCTGTAAGCAGCTGGCGCGGGAGCAAATTCTGGAAAATTAATAAGAGGCTGAGGAAGTTCTGATATGATAATCGAGGAAGAGTAGCccgcaatatatatatatatatatatgcatagaaAATGATGAAGACATCGTTGGGAATAGTTCCTTAGTGGGAGTGTCACCAACATAAAAAGGGAGAAGTTTTTTTAAGGGCTAGCTCTTGGGTTGGGGTGTAGAAAAGCTTCCT
This is a stretch of genomic DNA from Oryza brachyantha chromosome 1, ObraRS2, whole genome shotgun sequence. It encodes these proteins:
- the LOC107304916 gene encoding adenylyl-sulfate kinase 3-like isoform X2, which produces MEAQAQPLLCTVDRTVHCRHVPVTVRVPADLAGCRWRGAACALKRSACLKVYATSSASGSPGPETEKPTLAGNTHKLLESTDGKSTNIFWHNNPAGKNERVKLLNQKGCVVWITGLSGSGKSTLACALSQELHNRGHLSYILDGDNLRHGLNRDLSFKPDDRAENIRRVVAKLFADAGLICITSLISPYRRDRDACRYLLPRSSFIEVFLNVPLEVCEGRDPKGLYKLARDGKIKGFTGIDDPYEAPTNCEIVIGWHDGMCPSPKATADEVVFYMTKNGYLT
- the LOC107304916 gene encoding adenylyl-sulfate kinase 3-like isoform X1, with protein sequence MEAQAQPLLCTVDRTVHCRHVPVTVRVPADLAGCRWRGAACALKRSACLKVYATSSASGSPGPETEKPTLAGNTHKLLESTDGKSTNIFWHNNPAGKNERVKLLNQKGCVVWITGLSGSGKSTLACALSQELHNRGHLSYILDGDNLRHGLNRDLSFKPDDRAENIRRVGEVAKLFADAGLICITSLISPYRRDRDACRYLLPRSSFIEVFLNVPLEVCEGRDPKGLYKLARDGKIKGFTGIDDPYEAPTNCEIVIGWHDGMCPSPKATADEVVFYMTKNGYLT